A stretch of DNA from Mycobacterium senriense:
CTGACCGCGGTGCTGGCGAAGGTCCGCGACGGGGTGCGGTTCTGCGCGGTGTGCGGCAACGTCTCCGACAACGAGCGGTGCCGGATCTGCGCGGATCCCCGCCGGGACGGCTCGCAGGTCTGCGTCGTCGAGGAACCCAAGGACGTCCAGGCCGTCGAGCGCACCCGCGAATTCCGCGGCCGCTACCACGTGCTGGGCGGTGCGCTCGACCCGTTGTCCGGGGTGGGGCCCGATCAGCTGCGGATCCGCGAGCTGCTTAGTCGGATCGGGGAGCGGGTCGACGACGTCGACATCACCGAGGTGATCATCGCCACCGACCCGAACACCGAGGGCGAGGCGACGGCCACCTACCTGGTGCGGATGCTGCGCGACATCCCCGGGCTGACCGTGACGCGGATCGCGTCGGGCCTGCCGATGGGCGGTGACCTGGAGTTCGCCGACGAACTGACGCTCGGTCGCGCGCTGGCCGGGCGCCGGGCCATGGTCTGAGGCGCCGGTCGCGAGCCTTCACGCGCCGGTCAGTTCGCCGGCCTCGCTGTCGACCGAAGGCCCGGATCCCGGCAGTGGCTTGCCGGCGACTTCCGGCATGAATCGAAGGGTGACCGTCCCCACCAAGCCCGCGAAGATCAGCATGTAGGCCGGCACCATGGCGCTGCCGGTGCTGGATATCAGCGCTTGAGCGATCACCGGAGTGGTTCCGCCGACGGTCGACAGCGCGATGTTGTACGAGATTGCCAGCGCTCCGTTGCGCACCCTGGTCGGGAACAGTGCCGGCAAAGCTTGGGGCGTGGTGCTGTCGAAACACAGTTCCATCAGTCCGACCAGCAGCACACCGATGAAGATCAACGGAAGGATGCCGCCGAGGCGCATCAGCAAGAAGGCGGGGACCGACGCCAGAACGAGCAATCCGCAGCCCGTCCACATGATCGGCTTGACGCCGACACGGTCGGACAACATGGCGACGAACACCACCGACGCCATCAGGATCGCCAACGTCGCCACGATGACCACCAGCCCAGCCGTGTTACCCACGTGCACAACCACTTTAAGGTAAGTCGGCAAGTAACCGGTGAGCATGAAGTCGGGGACCTGTGAGGTCACCACAATCGCCGCGCAGATCACCATCGGCCTCCACTGCTCCACCACCGTGCGCCGAAATTGCTGCCAGCCCCGGTCAGCCGGGCTATCCGGGTTGCCGCTCACCTGCTTGTAGGCGGGTGACTCCTCGATCCGCAGCCGCAGGTAGAGGGCGAGGACGCCGACCGGCGCGCCCAGCAGCAGCGGGATCCGCCAGCCCCACGCCAACATGTCGCGGCTCGGTAGCCAGGCCTGTAGTGCGGTCACCAGCAACCCGGCGAGCACAAACCCGACCAGGTTGCCCAGCGGCAGGAACCCGACCATCTTGCCCCGTTTGCCGTCCGGGGCCCGCTCAACGAGATATGTCATCGCGCCGACAAACTCACCGCCGGTCGACAAGCCTTGAAAGACCCGGGCGACCAGAAGCAGGATGGGCGCCCAGATGCCGATGGTGGCGTAGCCGGGCAGCAACCCGGTCATAGTGGTCCCGGCTGCCATCAGCGAGATCGTGATCAACAAAACCCGCTTGCGCCCGACACGATCACCGAGCGGGCCGAGGACGAACCCACCGAGCGGCCGCACCACGTACGCCGCCGCCAGCGTGCTGAAGGTGGCGACGAGATGGACCGCGCTGACGCTGTTACCCGGATAGAACACCTGCGCGATGATGGTCGCGATGTAGCCGTAGACGCCGAAGTCGTACCACTCCATGAAATTGCCGATGGCCGTGGCCAGGGTGTCTCGGCGCACAGCCGAACCGGCGTCTCGGGTGTCGTTGTGTGCGCAGCTGTACCGGCGGCGTCGGATGCTCATCGACACGTCTTTTACCCAAAACTTTGCTGCGTGGAACTCCTAGCGTGCCGCCAGCCGTTCGCGGCGCAGCAGGTCCACCTCCGGCATCGGCAGCGGCGGCAGCTCGCCGACCACCGCGCCCAGCAGCAGGTCGGCTAGTTGCGGGTTGCGGGCCAGGCACGGGCCGTGCATGTAGGTCGCGATCACGCTGCCTTGCACCACGCCGTCGAAGCCGTCGCCGGACCGGTTGCCCGCGCCGTTGACCACCGCGCCAAGCGGCGACGCCGCCGGTCCCAGCACGGTGCCGCCGCGGTGGTTCTCGAAACCGGTGAGACGCTCGGTCAGACCGGCCAGCAGCGGCTTGGTCGCCAGCTCGCCGATGGTGCGCGTCTCCTGCGGTGACGTGGTCGCGTCCAGCATGCCCACGCCGTCGACGCGTTCCCCGGCCGACGTTTCATACCAGTGCCCGAGCACCTGCACGGCCGCGCAAATCGCCAGCACCGGGGCGCCCCGTTCGGCGGCGCGCTGCAGGCCCGGGTGTTTGATCAGGTGCCGGGTGGCCAACCGCTGCGCGTAGTCCTCCGCCCCGCCCAGCGTGTACAGGTCCAACGACTCGGGCACCGGGTCGGCCAGCGTGATCTCGACGACCTCGGCGGCGATGCCGCGCAGCCGGAGACGCTGCCGCAGCACCAGGGCGTTGCCGCCGTCGCCGTAGGTCCCCATCACGTCGGGCAGCACCAGCCCGATCCGCACCACCGACTCAGCCATGGCGCGCCAACGCTCGTTGCAGCTGGAGGAAAGCGGTGTAGTTGGCGACGACCTCCACCCGCCCTGGCGGGCATGACGCGATCGCGGCGACGGTGTCGTGCACCAGGGTGTGCTCGACGCCCGCATAGCCCAGCCGCACCGCAAGGTCGGTGCCGCGCTCCCCGGCGGCCACCACCTCGGTCTGCTCGAAGTGCTCGAAACGCACGTCCCACAGCCACGACAGGTCCTCCCCGTCGGGCACCTGGCCGTTGACCGAGATGACCACCCCGGCGGCGTGCTTGTCGACCATCGACAGCGCCTCCTGCCAGCCGGCCGGGTTCTTGGCCAGCAGGACGCGCACCGCGTGCGCACCGACCCGGACGGTCCGATAACGCCCCGCGACCTCGTCGACCGCCGAGACGGCCGCGACCGCCGACGCGGGATCCGCGCCCAGCGTGACCGCGGCCGCGACGGCCTGGGCGGCGTTGCCCCGATTCACCGCGCCGGGCAGCGCCAGCCGCATCGGCAGGGTCAGGCCGTCGGGCCCGTAGAGGGCGTCGTCGTCGAACCACCATTGCGGGCTGGGCCGTTTGAAGTCCGCACCCGTGGAGTACCAATGCCCCCGGTCGCGGACGATGATCTCGCCGCTGCGCGGGCAGCTGACCGAGTCGTTCGACCACGAGCCACCCGCGGCCACCCACACCACGTTCGGGCTGTCGTAGGCCGCCGACGTCATCAGCACATCGTCGCAGTTGGCCACGACGACCGCCTTCGGGTGCCGGGCCAGGCCGGCGCGCAGGGTTCGTTCGATGACGTTGATCTCGCCGACCCGGTCCAGCTGGTCGCGCGACAGGTTGAGCAGCACGACGACGCCGGGCTCGACGGCATCGGAAACGTGCGGGACGTGCATTTCGTCGACTTCCAGGGCCGCCAGCGGCGCATCGCGGTTGCCGGCCAGCGCGGCGACCAGGCCGGCGTCCATGTTGGCGCCCTCGGCGTTGGTGGCCACCCCGCCCAGCGTCGCCAGCGCGGCCGACGTCATCCGGGTGGTGGTGGACTTGCCGTTGGTGCCGGTGATGATGACGGTGCGCCGGCCGGCGGCGAGTTGCCGGAGAACCGAGCGGTCCAGCGTCATCGCGATCAGGCCGCCGATCATCGCCCCGGCCCCACGTCCGGTCAGCCGCGACGCCCAGCGCGCGCTCGCTCCTGCGGCGAGGGCCAGACGGGCGCGGGTGGTGATCACCCGGGAAGTTTAAATGTGTGCCGCCGCGGTCTTCGAATTCCGAGCGCCGCCGTCTTCGATTTCCGAGCCGACACGGCGCGTAGCGGCCGGGTGATGTCGGTCTGCCGTGCCATCCTCAGTGCATGAGCGGGGTGTCCTGGGGTCGGCCGGCCAGCGAGCCGGACGCCGGCTGGGCCGTCGTTGATGTCGAGACCTCGGGCTTTCGGCCGGGGCAGGCGCGGATCATCAGCGTTGCCGCCCTCGGCCTGGACGCCGACGGCAACGTCGAACACTCCGTGGTGAGCCTGCTCAACCCCGGCGTGGACCCCGGCCCCACCCACGTGCACGGCCTGACCGCCGCCATGCTGGAAGACCAGCCCCAGTTCGCCGACATTGTCGGCGACGTGGCCGAGGTGCTGCGCGGCCGCACCTTGGTGGCCCACAACGTGGCGTTCGACTACGCGTTTCTGGCCGCCGAGGCCGAACTGGCCGAGACCGAACTGCCCGTCGACAGCGTCATGTGCACCGTCGAGCTGGCCCGGCGGCTGGACCTCGGCGTCGAGAACCTGCGGTTGGAGACGCTCGCCGCGCATTGGAGCATCACCCAGGAGCGGCCGCACGACGCCTTCGACGACGCGATGGTGCTGACCGGTGTGCTGGCCTCGGCGCTCAAGGTGGCCCGCGCGGGCGACATCTGGCTGCCGATCCACCCGGTGACCCGGCGCCGCTGGCCGAACGGCCGGGTCACCCACGACGAACTGCGACCGCTGAAGGTGCTGGCGTCCCGGATGCCCTGCCCGTATCTCAACCCGGGCCCCTACGTCGGGGGCCGTCCGCTGGTGCAGGGCATGCGGGTGGCCCTGGCCGCCGAGGTCGGCCGCACCCACGAGGAACTCGTGGAGCGCATCCTGCACGCCGGGCTGGCCTACACCGACGTCGTCGACCGGGAGACCTCGCTGGTGGTCTGCAATGATCCCGCCCCCGAGCACGGCAAGGGCTACCTCGCCCGGCAACTGGGGGTGCCGGTGATCTCCGACGCGCACTTCATGGACAGCGTCGGCGCCGTCATCGGCGGCACCAGCATGGACGAATTCACCGACGCCAGCACGCTGGACCAGCAGCTGGCGCTGTTCTGATCAGGCGGCTGTGCCCGCCACGCCAAATCAGGGCCCGCCGCGCCAGTGTTCGATGCGGTGGTGGTCGGGGGTGAACCCGTGCTGCACGCCCCACAGCACGGCCTGCGTGCGGCTTCCGACGCCGAGCTTGCGGTAGATGTTCCGGATGTAGGACTTCACGGTGTTCGGGCTCAGGTAGGTCAGCCGCGCCACATCGGCGTTGCTCTTGCCCTGGGTGATCAGCGCCAGGATCTCGGCCTCGCGGTCGCTGAGCCCTTCGCCGCGGCCGGGCCAGTCGAGTCCGGGCGCGCTGCGCGCCCGGCCGGATATGTCGCTGACGATCACCTCGCCGGAATGCACTGCTTCTAACGCGGCGACCAGCTCGCGGGCCGGCAGGGTCTTCGAGAGGTAGCCGTGAGCCCCATGTTGCCGAGCGCTCTCGACGAGGTCGGGGTGAAAGTTCCATGTGTAGACCACAACTCGGCGCGCACGAGGGTTGGCGACCAGAATCCCGATCTCCTCGTGGTCGGATTCGGGTTGGGCAAACGAGTCGTACAAAACGATATCGACCACGTCAGCGACGGGCATGGTGGAGTCGAGTTCGGCGATAACTACACGTTCGCGATATGGGTCCAGCATGTTGGCCACGCCCTTCACGACGACGTCGTAGTCGTCGACAAGCGCCACCGTGATCGGTGCGCGAGGGGAAGGCGGCGGCATGTCGGCGAGATTACCTCCCTAGGGGTGTATTGCCACCCCCCTTAAGGGTGATGCACTGAACTCATCGCTGGCGCAACCAGATAGCCAGTATCAACCTCAGAGGGAGGCACATCGTGATCATCCTTGGCATCATCGCGCTGATCGCAGGTTTTCTGCTCAAGATCGCGGTGCTGTGGACCATCGGCATCATCCTCGTCATCGTCGGCGTGATCCTGGCGATCCTCGGTTCCACCGGCCGCGCCGTCGGCGGCCGTCGTCATTACTTCTGATCGCCGCAATCGAGACGCCCGACCTCGGGCTACACGTTGCACGTCACGAAAAACGTTTGCATCGACAGCGCCCGGGTTATTCGACATGAGTACGAGAGGAGCACGAAATGCCCACCTGGGAGTGGATTTTGATTGCAGTCTCCATCGTGATTGTTGTGGCAGTACTCGCCATCGCTGCGAAAGTGGTGAGCAGTCGCCGGAAAACAGACCGGCTGAAAAAGCACTATGGCGGCGAGTACGAGCGCCTGGTGTCGCAGGCCGGAGATCCCAACGTGGCGGAGCAGGAATTGACCGCCAGGGAACGCGAACGGAACAAGCTCGACATAGTTCCGTTGACGCCATCGGCGCTGTCGGACTTCAGCGCCCGTTGGCAGCAGGTGCAGACCGGGTTCGTCGATAATCCGGCAACCGCCGTCGGTGTCGCCGATCGGCTGGTGACCGAGGTGATGCGTGAACGCGGTTATCCCATCGACGATTTCGAACGGCGGGCAGCCGACATCTCGGTGGATCATCCAGGGGTTGTCGACAACTACCGCGCAGCGCACGGCATCCATTTGCGGGGCGAAGTCAGCACCGAGGAGCAGCGGGAGGCGTTCGTGCACTATCGGGCGCTGTTCCAAAAGTTGCTCGAGACAACAACAAACGACGATGCGTCACAGGAGGCGAGCGCATGACCACACATGATCGTCCATTGACTGATTCCTACGACGAGTCCCAGCCCGCGGTCCCCGAGACCACTGGCCAGGTGGGTGATCACAGCGCACCAACCGCGCCGGTCGAGCCGTCGGCGCCCGCGAGTGCGCCGCCGGCCGTCGACGATGCAGCGAACCAAACCCAAATCGCAACCGAGGATCGCTCGAACGCCCGGGCAGCGGACGAATCATCAACGGAACAGCTGCTTTTCGCCGATAACGACCTCGCGGACTTGCGCGCGCGGTGGGCTGGTGTGCAGGCCGCCTTCGTCGACGACCCGAAGGATTGCGTGCAGAAGGCCGATGTTTTGGTCTCCGATGTGGTCGATCGGCTCACGAACGGCTTCGCCCACGCGCGCTCGCGCCTCGAGGAGCAGTGGGCGCGCGGCGAGCAGGCGTCCACCGAAGACCTCCGCCTGGCGTTGATGCACTACCGCGACTTCTTTGAGCGGTTGCTTGCGGTGTAGCGCTGCGGCAGCCCACACCCGTGCCGGCGGAGACCCTCCGCCGGCACGGCGTCACCCGCGGGCGGCGCGGTTGACCGCCGACACGACGGCACGCAGCGAAGCGGTGGTGATCGACGGCGCGATGCCGACGCCCCACACCGTGCGACCGCCCACCGACGCCTCGACATAGGCAGCGGCCTGCGCGTCGTCGCCGGCGCTCATGGCGTGCTCGGAGTAGTCCAGGACGGCCACGTCGAAACCGACACGGCCCAGCGCGTGAACGAACGCGGCCAGGGGGCCGTTGCCCTGCCCGCTGATCTCGGTCTCCGCGCCGTTGAGCTTGACCGTCGCGGTGATGCGGGTCACGCCGCTGTCTTCCTCGGACGCGTCGACGCGCTGCTTGATCCGCTCCAGCGGCGACACCGGGGCCAGGTACTCCTCGGAGAAGGCGTCCCACATCTCCTTGGGACTGACCTCGCCGCCTTCCCCTTCGGTGATCTTCTGCACCACCTGGGAGAACTCGATCTGCAGCCGTCGCGGCAGTGCCAGGCCGTGATCGGCCTTCATGATGTAGGCCACCCCGCCCTTGCCGGACTGCGAGTTGACCCGGATGACCGCCTCGTAGGTGCGCCCGACGTCCTTGGGGTCGATCGGCAGGTACGGCACCTGCCAGAGCATGTCCTCGACGTCGGTGTCCGCGGCGTCCGCGTCGATCTTCATCTGGTCCAGGCCCTTGTTGATGGCGTCCTGGTGGCTGCCCGAGAACGCGGTGTAGACCAGGTCTCCGCCGTAGGGGTGACGTTCGTGCACCGGCAGCTGGTTGCAGTACTCGACCGTGCGGCGGACCTCGTCGATGTTGGAGAAGTCGATCTGCGGGTCCACACCGCGGGAGAACAGGTTCAGCCCCAGCGTCACCAGGCAGACGTTGCCGGTGCGCTCGCCGTTGCCGAACAGGCATCCCTCGATGCGGTCGGCACCGGCCTGATAGCCCAACTCGGCTGCGGCGACGGCGGTTCCGCGGTCGTTGTGCGGATGCAGGCTCAAGATGACCGACTCCCGGTTGGCCAGGTTGCGGCTCATCCACTCGATCGAATCGGCGTAGACGTTGGGCGTGGCCATCTCCACCGTGGCGGGCAGGTTGAAGATGATCGGGTTGTCCGGCGTCGGCGCGATGATCTCGCCGACGGCGTCGCACACCTGCTTGGCGTACTCCAGCTCCGTGCCGGTGTAGGACTCCGGCGAATACTCGAACCGCCACCGGGTGCCCGGGTGCT
This window harbors:
- the recR gene encoding recombination mediator RecR, which gives rise to MFEGPVQDLIDELGKLPGIGPKSAQRIAFHLLSVEPPDIDRLTAVLAKVRDGVRFCAVCGNVSDNERCRICADPRRDGSQVCVVEEPKDVQAVERTREFRGRYHVLGGALDPLSGVGPDQLRIRELLSRIGERVDDVDITEVIIATDPNTEGEATATYLVRMLRDIPGLTVTRIASGLPMGGDLEFADELTLGRALAGRRAMV
- a CDS encoding MFS transporter, which encodes MEWYDFGVYGYIATIIAQVFYPGNSVSAVHLVATFSTLAAAYVVRPLGGFVLGPLGDRVGRKRVLLITISLMAAGTTMTGLLPGYATIGIWAPILLLVARVFQGLSTGGEFVGAMTYLVERAPDGKRGKMVGFLPLGNLVGFVLAGLLVTALQAWLPSRDMLAWGWRIPLLLGAPVGVLALYLRLRIEESPAYKQVSGNPDSPADRGWQQFRRTVVEQWRPMVICAAIVVTSQVPDFMLTGYLPTYLKVVVHVGNTAGLVVIVATLAILMASVVFVAMLSDRVGVKPIMWTGCGLLVLASVPAFLLMRLGGILPLIFIGVLLVGLMELCFDSTTPQALPALFPTRVRNGALAISYNIALSTVGGTTPVIAQALISSTGSAMVPAYMLIFAGLVGTVTLRFMPEVAGKPLPGSGPSVDSEAGELTGA
- a CDS encoding type 1 glutamine amidotransferase → MVRIGLVLPDVMGTYGDGGNALVLRQRLRLRGIAAEVVEITLADPVPESLDLYTLGGAEDYAQRLATRHLIKHPGLQRAAERGAPVLAICAAVQVLGHWYETSAGERVDGVGMLDATTSPQETRTIGELATKPLLAGLTERLTGFENHRGGTVLGPAASPLGAVVNGAGNRSGDGFDGVVQGSVIATYMHGPCLARNPQLADLLLGAVVGELPPLPMPEVDLLRRERLAAR
- a CDS encoding Mur ligase family protein, which gives rise to MITTRARLALAAGASARWASRLTGRGAGAMIGGLIAMTLDRSVLRQLAAGRRTVIITGTNGKSTTTRMTSAALATLGGVATNAEGANMDAGLVAALAGNRDAPLAALEVDEMHVPHVSDAVEPGVVVLLNLSRDQLDRVGEINVIERTLRAGLARHPKAVVVANCDDVLMTSAAYDSPNVVWVAAGGSWSNDSVSCPRSGEIIVRDRGHWYSTGADFKRPSPQWWFDDDALYGPDGLTLPMRLALPGAVNRGNAAQAVAAAVTLGADPASAVAAVSAVDEVAGRYRTVRVGAHAVRVLLAKNPAGWQEALSMVDKHAAGVVISVNGQVPDGEDLSWLWDVRFEHFEQTEVVAAGERGTDLAVRLGYAGVEHTLVHDTVAAIASCPPGRVEVVANYTAFLQLQRALARHG
- a CDS encoding DEDDh family exonuclease; its protein translation is MSGVSWGRPASEPDAGWAVVDVETSGFRPGQARIISVAALGLDADGNVEHSVVSLLNPGVDPGPTHVHGLTAAMLEDQPQFADIVGDVAEVLRGRTLVAHNVAFDYAFLAAEAELAETELPVDSVMCTVELARRLDLGVENLRLETLAAHWSITQERPHDAFDDAMVLTGVLASALKVARAGDIWLPIHPVTRRRWPNGRVTHDELRPLKVLASRMPCPYLNPGPYVGGRPLVQGMRVALAAEVGRTHEELVERILHAGLAYTDVVDRETSLVVCNDPAPEHGKGYLARQLGVPVISDAHFMDSVGAVIGGTSMDEFTDASTLDQQLALF
- a CDS encoding response regulator transcription factor, with the translated sequence MPPPSPRAPITVALVDDYDVVVKGVANMLDPYRERVVIAELDSTMPVADVVDIVLYDSFAQPESDHEEIGILVANPRARRVVVYTWNFHPDLVESARQHGAHGYLSKTLPARELVAALEAVHSGEVIVSDISGRARSAPGLDWPGRGEGLSDREAEILALITQGKSNADVARLTYLSPNTVKSYIRNIYRKLGVGSRTQAVLWGVQHGFTPDHHRIEHWRGGP
- a CDS encoding DUF6131 family protein yields the protein MIILGIIALIAGFLLKIAVLWTIGIILVIVGVILAILGSTGRAVGGRRHYF
- the leuA gene encoding 2-isopropylmalate synthase, whose amino-acid sequence is MTTNPDAFSSTRTIVQPAGPPGPGQPAWNPQRGSSMPVNRYRSFAEEVEPVRLPDRTWPDRVIGSAPLWCAVDLRDGNQALIDPMSPARKRRMFDLLVRMGYKEIEVGFPSASQTDYDFVREIIADGAIPDDVTIQVLTQCRPELIERTFEACHGAPQAIVHFYNSTSILQRRVVFRADRAAVQAIATEGARKCVQEAAKHPGTRWRFEYSPESYTGTELEYAKQVCDAVGEIIAPTPDNPIIFNLPATVEMATPNVYADSIEWMSRNLANRESVILSLHPHNDRGTAVAAAELGYQAGADRIEGCLFGNGERTGNVCLVTLGLNLFSRGVDPQIDFSNIDEVRRTVEYCNQLPVHERHPYGGDLVYTAFSGSHQDAINKGLDQMKIDADAADTDVEDMLWQVPYLPIDPKDVGRTYEAVIRVNSQSGKGGVAYIMKADHGLALPRRLQIEFSQVVQKITEGEGGEVSPKEMWDAFSEEYLAPVSPLERIKQRVDASEEDSGVTRITATVKLNGAETEISGQGNGPLAAFVHALGRVGFDVAVLDYSEHAMSAGDDAQAAAYVEASVGGRTVWGVGIAPSITTASLRAVVSAVNRAARG